From the genome of Haloplanus vescus:
CTCGAAGGTGTCGACGACGTCGCCGGTGAAGACGTTGAGGCCGGCGTGTTCGTCGCCGTCCTCGTGGGCCGCGCGGAGCGAGACCAGCGTGTCGATGCTGTCGAGGCCCGCGTTGTTGGCGAGGACGCGCGGGACGACTTCGAGCGAGTCGGCGAAGGCGTTGATGGCGAGCTGTTCGCGCCCGCTGATGTCGTCGGCGTAGTCGCGGAGTCGGCTGGCGACTTCCACCTCGATGGCACCGCCGCCGGCGAGGACGCGACCGTCGGAGGCCGTCGCCGAGACGACGTCGAGTGCGTCGTGGATGCCGCGTTCGAGCTCGTCGACGACGTGGTCGGTCGAGCCACGGAGGAGGATGGTCACGCCGTGGGAGTCATCGCCCTCGACGTAGAACAGACCCGCGTCGGCGTCGCGCGTAATGGACCCGTGACCGAGGTGGGCGTCGGTCGCGGAGTCGAGGTCGGAGACGATCTGTGCGCCGAGAATCTCCTGCAGGAAGCCCATGTCGGACTTCTTCGTCCGGCGGACGGCGAGGATGCCTTCCTTCGCGAGGAGATACTGCGCAAGGTCGTCGATGCCCTTCTGACAGAAGACCACGTCGGCGCCCGTGGCGACGATTTGGTCGACCTTCTCTCGAAGCTGGCGTTCCTCGCTGTCGAGGAACTGCTGGAGCTGTTCGGGGTCGTCGATGCTGACCTGCGTGTCAGCGTCGGCTTCCTCGACCTCGATGGGGTCGTTCAGGAGGAGCACGTCGGCCGCGTCGAAGTCGACCGGCATGTCCTCGTTGACGGGGTCCTTGTCGATGACTGCGCCGTTGAGGAGTTGAGACTCCGAGACACCGCGACCGGTCTGGGTCTCGATTTCGATGAATTCGAGGTCGACGACGTTCGAACCGTCCTCGGCCTCGACGGTGACCGCCTGCACGGCGTCGACGACGAGGTCGGCGAGGAGGTCCTTGTCGAGTTCCGAGCTCTTGCCCGTCATCGACGTTTCGGCGACGCTCCGGAGGAGGCCCTCGTCCGAGGGGTCGACGCGGGTGGCGATGTTGTCGACCTCGGCACGGGCCTGTTCGGAGGCCATGTGGAAGCCCTTGATGATGGCCGTCGGGTGGATGTCCTGGTCGAGGAGGTCCTCGGCGTTCTTCAGGAGCTCGCCCGCGATGGCGACGGCCGTCGTCGTCCCGTCGCCGGCCTCGTCCTCTTGGGTCTCGGCGACTTCGACGATCATCTCAGCCGTCGGGTTGTCGATGTCCATCTCCTGCAGGATGGTCACACCGTCGTTGGTGATGGTGACGGTGCCCATCGAGTCGACGAGCATCTTGTCCATCCCCTTCGGGCCGAGCGTCGAGCGTACCGACTCCGCGACAGCTTTGGCAGCCGAGATGTTGTACTCCTGGGCATCCTGGTCCTTGACGCGCTGTGCGTCTTCGCCCATGATGATCATCGGCTGACCCTGTTGCATTCGCTGACTCATAGTTCATCGAAAGATTGTTTGTCCTTCTATATAAAAGTGGAGGGTCGCGGAGGACGATGCGTCGTCGAGTCGGAGGCAGTCGAACGCGAAAAAGTCGCAGACGTGAGCCGAATCGCCAAAATTGTGGCAACTGTTATCACGACTCTCGATAGGGGTAGCGAACGGTCGTCGGCGCGTCTTTATAAGGTCAGTCGACTGGTTCCTTCCAGTGGACGGTGACGGTGCCGACAGCGAAGGCGTCCTCGGTGTCGGCGTCGCGGACGATTCGGAGTTCGTTGGTGCCCTCGGTGAGGGAGACGGCGTCGCCGAAGGTGTCGACCCAGTACTGCCAGCCCTCGCTCGGCGGCACGTCGAATCCACTCATCGACTCGCCGTTGATGCGGATGTCGTGCCCGTACTCGCCCACGTCGAACGCCTGGATGCCGACGTAGCCGTCGGTGGCTGCCGCCGTCGGGACGGTGAACTCGTGGGAATCGGTTTCGTCGCCGACGTGGTCGGCCCAGTCAAGGTCGAGTTCCCGGGCCGGAGGGGCGAGTTGTGCGCCGACGTACACCGTCGCGTAGTTCGCGCGGAGTGACACGACCGACCGATTTGGGCGGCCTCGTGATAAGAGCGCCGACGGCCGTGATGGGGACCAATCCGGGGTCTCACCGAGGCCGACCGACGAAAATCGTTGCTGGCGACCTAATCGTCGAGTTCCAAGTCTTCGCCGAATTCGGGGAGGTCGTCGTCGTCGTCGAGGGAGTCCATCTCTGCCTCGTACAGCTGGTGACGGAGCTGTTCGCGCTTGTTCTTGCCGTTGCGTTCGCGGCCACTTTTCGTGTCAGGCATTGTCAACCACACGAACGCCCCCACGATATATGAACTTTTCTACGATTCCCAACAGATAGACCGCCGTCGGCGATTCGAGAGCATATAAACGCCTGTTCGAGTACTATTTCAGGATTTTAGTTTGGGAACCCACACCACCCTCGCGAATTTAGAAACGAACAGTCACTTACCTCTAGTATTCGCACCAAACTACTAAGTGAATAGAGTGTGAGTTGTTACCATGTCACTCAGAGAGAGTCGCGCCGACCAGACGCCCACCGGAGGAGTACAGCGACACGTCGCGGAATGGGTGTGTACCGACTGCGACTACGACGAGTTCCGGTCAACTACCGGCGTCGCGGGGTCGCTGGACCGCTGTCCCGCCTGCGGCGGCGACCTGATTATGCCGCGCGACGCGATGTCGTAGGTAGCGAGACTACCGGCTCGTAGGGTGAGAACGTGAAAAGCGCCGGGACAGGGATTTGAACCCTGGATCCCTGAGGGAACACGCTTTCCAGGCGTGCGCCTTACCACTCGGCCATCCCGGCTCGCAGTTACGCATACCCGCTCGGCCCTTTAACTCCTTCCGTTTCCGTGTATCCGCGGTTCGAGAACGTACGTCACACCCGCCGCCGTCGCGCCGACGAGGAGCGCGACAGCCCCGAACACGGCAGCGCTCACCGTCAGGGATTCGACGAGGAGTCGATACCCCTGCACGAGGGCGAGGAAGGCGAGCGCACCGACCACGCCCCAGAGGAGGCTGGATTTGCGTCGGGGGGTCATCGGCGAGTTCGGCCGCTCACTCGACGTCGGCGATGGCCTCGATTTCGAGCGCCGCGCCCTTCGGGACGTTGCCGACTTCGACGGCGCTGCGGGCCGGCGGTTCCGCGTCGAAGTACGTTCCGTACGTCTCGTTCATCTCGTCGAAGTCGTCGATATCGTCGAGGAAGATGGTTACCTTCAGGATGTCCGACGCGTCGGCGCCCTCCTCGTCGAGGATGGCCATGACGTTATCCAGGGACTGCTCGGTCTGGGTGGCGACGCTCTCGTCGTCGAGGAGCTCGCCGTCCGTCGTCAGCGGGAGCTGACCCGCCGTGAACAGCAGGGAGCCGTTGGTCGTCGCCTGACTGTACGCGCCCACCGCCGCGGGGGCGTCGTCGGTGCTGATAGTTCGTTTCACGCTCGCTGGGTCACGGGCGACCCGGTTAAAAGTACACGTCTACGCGGTTCCTGCCGTCGCCGGAATGCCGATACTGAGCACCCCGCTCAGACTGACATCTGATAGCCGTTGACGATTTCGACCTCGTAGCCGTCCGCGCGCAGGGCCGAGAGGAGTTCGTCGATGTGGTCCGGACCGCGCGTCTCGACTTCGAGTTCGACGCGGGCGTCGTTCATCGCCACGTCCCGCGACGTGCGGTCGTGGTGGAACGCGGTGATGTTCGCGCGGTGGTCGGCGATGATAGAGCCAAGGTCGACGAGCGCGCCCGGCTGGTCTTTCAGGATAGTCCGGAAGCGGAGATAGCGGCCCGTGGCGACCAGTCCTCGCATCACGACGGTCGTCAACACGTTGAGGTCGATGTTCCCCCCGCAAACGGCGGGGACGATTACCTCGCCCTCCTCGTACTCGATAGCGCCCGAGAGCAACGCGGCGAGGGAGATGGCCCCGGCGCCCTCCGCGAGTGCCTTCTCGCGTTCGAGCAGGTAGGTGAGCGCGATGGCGATATCCTCGTCGTTGACCGTCACCACCTCGTCGACGTTCTCTTTAATCACCTCGAAGGTACGGTCGCCGATGCGACGGGTCGCGATGCCGTCGGCGATGGTGTCGACGCTCTCGCGTTCGTAAATCTCGCCTTTCTGGAGAGATTCGGCGGCGCTCGACGCGCCCTCGGCCTGCACGCCGATGACGCGGATGTCGTCGTCGTAGGCTTTCACCGCCGTCGAGATGCCCGAGATGAGGCCGCCGCCGCCGATGGGGACGATGACCGTCTCCACGTCGGGGCAGTCCTCGACGATTTCGAGGCCGATGGTCCCCTGCCCGGCCATCACCATCTCGTCGTCGAAGGCGTGGACGTACGTCCGGCCCTCCTCGCGTTCGATGCGGTGGGCCTCGGCCTGCGCCTCGTTGTAGTCGGCGCCGTGCAGGATGACGTTGCCGCCGTAGCGCTCGGTCGCTTTTACCTTCGACACCGGCGCGTGGTCCGGCATCACGATAGTCGAGTCGACGCCCGCGCGCGTCGCCGCCAGCGCGACCCCCTGCGCGTGGTTGCCGGCGCTCGCGGTGACGACGCCCGCCTCCTGTTGCTCGGGCGACAGCGTCTCGATGCGGTTGATGGCCCCGCGAATCTTGAACGCGCCCGTGCGCTGGAAGTTTTCGAGTTTGAGATGGACGTCCGCACCAGTCATCTCGGAGAAGGCGAACGAATATTCGAGCGGCGTGTGTCGCGCGACGCCCGCGACTCGCTCACGGGCGTCGAGTACGTCCTCGTTCGAGATCATGTCAGTCCCTACCTGTCGGTGGCTGTTAACGGTTTATGTAGCACAGCGCCGCAGAACGTGAAGGGGGAATGCACGCGTGTGACGTGCATATAACCGAAGGGCGCGAAGGGATATAAACGTCATGAAGGCGCAGTGAAAGTGAAAGTAGCGGACAGAGTCGGGACAGCGGGCGTCTCAATTGATAGTCAGGAAGAATGTTCCGGCCGGACGCGGGCGTTCGCGTCGACGTACTCGGCGACGCGCTCGGCGAACGGCCCCGTTCCCGGCCACGTGACGGCCTCTGTCACGTCGAGTGCGTCGGGGTCACCGACGTAGACGGCGGCGCGTCCACCGTCCGTCCGGGGGACGGTCACGCGCACGTACAAGCCCTCGTCGACGCCTTCGTAGTCGTCGAGCGCCGCCAGCTCGTCGGTTCGGAGGAGTCGACCAGCTGTCTCACCGCCGGGCGCGAGCGTCGGATAGCGGCCGGCAACGGGATGACAGCCCTCGAGGACCGCGGCGCCGACGAAGACAAAGGAGTCGAGGACGGTGGCGACGCGGTCGGGTTCGGTGAGCGTCCCGTAGACGAA
Proteins encoded in this window:
- the thsB gene encoding thermosome subunit beta, which gives rise to MSQRMQQGQPMIIMGEDAQRVKDQDAQEYNISAAKAVAESVRSTLGPKGMDKMLVDSMGTVTITNDGVTILQEMDIDNPTAEMIVEVAETQEDEAGDGTTTAVAIAGELLKNAEDLLDQDIHPTAIIKGFHMASEQARAEVDNIATRVDPSDEGLLRSVAETSMTGKSSELDKDLLADLVVDAVQAVTVEAEDGSNVVDLEFIEIETQTGRGVSESQLLNGAVIDKDPVNEDMPVDFDAADVLLLNDPIEVEEADADTQVSIDDPEQLQQFLDSEERQLREKVDQIVATGADVVFCQKGIDDLAQYLLAKEGILAVRRTKKSDMGFLQEILGAQIVSDLDSATDAHLGHGSITRDADAGLFYVEGDDSHGVTILLRGSTDHVVDELERGIHDALDVVSATASDGRVLAGGGAIEVEVASRLRDYADDISGREQLAINAFADSLEVVPRVLANNAGLDSIDTLVSLRAAHEDGDEHAGLNVFTGDVVDTFEAGVVEPAHAKEQALSSATEAANLVLKIDDIIAAGDLSTSGDGDEGGPGGAGGMGGMGGMGGAM
- a CDS encoding DUF7383 domain-containing protein, with the protein product MSLRANYATVYVGAQLAPPARELDLDWADHVGDETDSHEFTVPTAAATDGYVGIQAFDVGEYGHDIRINGESMSGFDVPPSEGWQYWVDTFGDAVSLTEGTNELRIVRDADTEDAFAVGTVTVHWKEPVD
- a CDS encoding Rid family detoxifying hydrolase — translated: MKRTISTDDAPAAVGAYSQATTNGSLLFTAGQLPLTTDGELLDDESVATQTEQSLDNVMAILDEEGADASDILKVTIFLDDIDDFDEMNETYGTYFDAEPPARSAVEVGNVPKGAALEIEAIADVE
- the ilvA gene encoding threonine ammonia-lyase, translated to MISNEDVLDARERVAGVARHTPLEYSFAFSEMTGADVHLKLENFQRTGAFKIRGAINRIETLSPEQQEAGVVTASAGNHAQGVALAATRAGVDSTIVMPDHAPVSKVKATERYGGNVILHGADYNEAQAEAHRIEREEGRTYVHAFDDEMVMAGQGTIGLEIVEDCPDVETVIVPIGGGGLISGISTAVKAYDDDIRVIGVQAEGASSAAESLQKGEIYERESVDTIADGIATRRIGDRTFEVIKENVDEVVTVNDEDIAIALTYLLEREKALAEGAGAISLAALLSGAIEYEEGEVIVPAVCGGNIDLNVLTTVVMRGLVATGRYLRFRTILKDQPGALVDLGSIIADHRANITAFHHDRTSRDVAMNDARVELEVETRGPDHIDELLSALRADGYEVEIVNGYQMSV
- a CDS encoding gamma-glutamylcyclotransferase family protein: MDVFVYGTLTEPDRVATVLDSFVFVGAAVLEGCHPVAGRYPTLAPGGETAGRLLRTDELAALDDYEGVDEGLYVRVTVPRTDGGRAAVYVGDPDALDVTEAVTWPGTGPFAERVAEYVDANARVRPEHSS